One genomic region from Motacilla alba alba isolate MOTALB_02 chromosome 5, Motacilla_alba_V1.0_pri, whole genome shotgun sequence encodes:
- the LOC119701334 gene encoding uncharacterized protein LOC119701334, whose protein sequence is MHGKVWILSSKTCQPPKKICLGVSPCLTCSPIHPQLKPRAPSGKFSDLYFLRVSNPTVHPDSEVPLSPKSHGPSRFGAFAFFQTLWSIQTQSSHHFPDPAVHQILHSHCRLNLTDHPGLEFPIPYKPHRPSRLGDPTFFQIPQSIRLRVPTFFQIPQFIRLRISTVFQTTESIPIWSFHSLPNPTGHQAQSFHHIPNPMVCQTQSHCFPNPMVHPHSEFPLFSEPHGPSRVGVPTVFQTPRSIQTWGSHRLPNPTVHPDLGFPLSSKQSKVLITPRLWARSPQGPFSSDLDLMILAAPFQPRIFRDSRDELEGPFQPKPSWDSLKMP, encoded by the exons ATGCACGGCAAGGTTTGGATCCTGAGTTCCAAGACATGCCAACCtccaaaaaaaatctgcctcGGGGTCTCACCATGCTTGACCTGCTCCCCCATCCATCCACAACTGAAACCCAGAGCTCCCAGTGGGAAATTCagtgatttgtattttttaaggGTGTCAAACCCCACAGTTCATCCAGACTCAGAGGTCCCGCTTTCTCCCAAATCCCATGGTCCATCCAGATTTGGAGCTTTCGCTTTCTTCCAAACCCTGTGGTCCATCCAGACTCAGAGTTCCCACCACTTTCCAGACCCTGCAGTTCATCAGATTCTGCATTCCCATTGTCGTCTAAACCTCACAGACCATCCAGGCTTGGAGTTCCCAATTCCTTACAAACCCCACAGACCATCCAGACTTGGAGATCCCACTTTCTTCCAAATCCCCCAGTCCATCAGACTCAGAGTTCCCACTTTCTTCCAAATCCCCCAGTTCATCAGACTCAGAATTTCCACTGTCTTCCAAACCACAGAGTCCATTCCAATTTGGAGCTTCCACAGTCTTCCAAACCCAACAGGCCACCAGGCTCAGAGTTTCCACCATATTCCAAATCCCATGGTCTGTCAGACTCAGAGCCACTGTTTCCCAAACCCCATGGTCCATCCACACTCAGAATTCCCATTGTTCTCCGAACCCCATGGTCCATCCAGAGTTGGGGTTCCCACCGTCTTCCAAACCCCACGGTCCATCCAGACTTGGGGTTCCCACCGTCTTCCAAACCCCACGGTCCATCCAGACTTGGG GTTCCCGCTTTCTTCCAAACAGAGCAAGGTGCTGATAACCCCAAGGTTGTGGGCTCGATCCCCACAGGGACCGTTCAGTTCAgatttggacttgatgatccttgcagctcccttccagcccagaatATTCCGTGATTCCAGGGATGAgcttgagggtcccttccaacccaaaccatcctgggattctctgaAAATGCCCTGA